One genomic window of Thioclava sp. GXIMD4216 includes the following:
- a CDS encoding cell division protein FtsQ/DivIB, with the protein MRKVGASQDPSKADAGKWSGTRAVGGASRSQQGQLYVRRSSRRKDPAPSRLAFRLNRLWLTPIVRSLTRIGVPTFAVVLGLGIYFGDSGRRADMLQTYEDIKASIQNRPEFMVNELKVEGASPEVERAVYTMLPTGLPVSSFNIDLDQYRETIMRLDAVADASISIKSGGVLDVVVTERTPVILWRTATGLEMLDHGGHRVATLIDRAARSDLPLIAGVGANQAVPEALAILKAMGPLLPKARGLIRVGQRRWDIVLEGDRRVMLPQDTPVQAVERLLAMNTAEDVLARDFTRIDLRDKDRPTIRLTPHAMESYRAIAHNY; encoded by the coding sequence ATGCGGAAGGTAGGGGCGTCGCAGGATCCGTCCAAGGCGGATGCGGGCAAATGGTCGGGCACACGCGCGGTTGGCGGTGCCTCGCGCAGCCAGCAGGGCCAGCTTTACGTGCGCCGCTCGTCGCGCCGCAAGGACCCTGCCCCCTCGCGTCTGGCCTTCCGGCTGAACCGGCTCTGGCTGACGCCCATCGTGCGGTCGCTGACCCGTATCGGGGTGCCGACTTTCGCCGTGGTGCTGGGGCTGGGGATCTATTTCGGGGATTCCGGTCGGCGCGCGGATATGCTGCAGACCTACGAGGATATCAAGGCCTCGATCCAGAACCGTCCCGAATTCATGGTCAATGAACTCAAGGTCGAGGGGGCAAGCCCCGAGGTCGAGCGGGCGGTCTATACGATGCTGCCGACCGGTTTGCCGGTCTCTTCCTTCAATATCGATCTGGACCAGTATCGCGAGACGATCATGCGGCTGGATGCGGTGGCGGATGCCTCGATCAGCATCAAATCCGGCGGGGTGCTGGATGTGGTGGTGACCGAACGCACGCCGGTGATTTTGTGGCGCACGGCGACGGGGCTGGAGATGCTGGACCACGGCGGGCATCGCGTTGCGACGCTGATCGACCGTGCCGCGCGCTCCGATCTGCCGTTGATTGCCGGTGTCGGTGCCAATCAGGCGGTGCCCGAGGCGTTGGCGATCCTGAAGGCAATGGGGCCGCTTCTGCCCAAAGCGCGCGGTCTGATCCGTGTGGGCCAGCGGCGTTGGGACATTGTTCTGGAGGGAGATCGCCGCGTGATGCTGCCGCAGGATACGCCGGTACAGGCGGTCGAGCGGCTTCTGGCGATGAATACCGCCGAAGATGTGCTTGCCCGTGATTTTACGCGGATCGATTTGCGTGACAAGGATCGCCCCACGATCCGGCTGACACCCCATGCGATGGAAAGTTATCGCGCCATCGCCCATAATTACTGA
- a CDS encoding D-alanine--D-alanine ligase: MAGKSSRTTQLVAVLMGGASAERDVSLSSGRECAIALRAAGYEVIEVDAGPDLAQRLTEIEPDVVFNALHGRWGEDGCVQGLLEWLRLPYTHSGVLASAIAMDKDRSKQVYAQAGLPVVDSVIAARDEVRQRHVLPPPYVVKPNNEGSSVGVYIVQEAANSPPQLSDDMPESVMVETYVPGRELTCAVMEDRAFCVTEIVTTGWYDYQAKYSAGGSRHVCPADIPEEIATACQDFALRAHKALGCRGVSRTDFRWDDTRGLAGLFLLETNNQPGMTPTSLVPEQAMQAGIDFPALCRWMVEDASCGR; the protein is encoded by the coding sequence ATGGCGGGTAAGTCGAGCAGGACGACCCAGCTTGTGGCGGTATTGATGGGTGGCGCGTCCGCAGAGCGGGATGTGTCTCTTTCTTCTGGGCGCGAATGCGCCATCGCCTTGCGGGCTGCGGGATATGAGGTGATTGAGGTCGATGCTGGCCCCGATCTGGCGCAGCGTCTCACCGAAATCGAACCGGATGTCGTCTTCAACGCGCTGCATGGCCGCTGGGGCGAGGATGGTTGTGTGCAGGGGCTGCTGGAATGGCTGCGTCTTCCCTATACGCATTCGGGGGTGCTTGCCTCGGCCATCGCGATGGACAAGGATCGCTCGAAGCAGGTCTATGCACAGGCCGGTCTGCCGGTGGTCGACAGCGTGATTGCCGCGCGCGACGAGGTGCGCCAGCGCCATGTCCTGCCGCCGCCTTATGTGGTCAAACCCAATAATGAAGGCTCCTCCGTCGGCGTCTATATCGTGCAGGAGGCGGCCAATAGCCCGCCGCAGCTTTCCGATGACATGCCCGAAAGCGTCATGGTGGAAACCTATGTGCCGGGGCGCGAACTGACCTGTGCCGTGATGGAAGACCGCGCCTTTTGCGTGACCGAGATCGTGACCACCGGCTGGTATGACTATCAGGCCAAATATTCGGCAGGTGGCTCGCGTCATGTCTGCCCCGCCGATATTCCCGAAGAGATCGCGACGGCCTGTCAGGATTTTGCGCTGCGGGCGCATAAGGCGCTTGGCTGCCGCGGTGTTTCGCGCACCGATTTCCGTTGGGATGACACGCGCGGATTGGCGGGGTTGTTCCTGCTGGAAACCAATAACCAGCCCGGTATGACGCCGACATCGCTGGTGCCGGAACAGGCGATGCAGGCGGGGATCGACTTTCCTGCGCTGTGCCGCTGGATGGTGGAGGATGCCTCATGCGGAAGGTAG